The Pseudomonas allokribbensis genome has a window encoding:
- a CDS encoding DUF1963 domain-containing protein, giving the protein MFNELVFSNGNPDKMYPFLGGNPYLPESIAWPTDSTGAPLLHLASLSAAFINRYIPQVQISEEIMISLFTPYSVSSDSYINTAMNEGGKVLAYRPSNRQVDGYGKPIFPSLLITAIENTSEDSDENGVAKIAGIPAWIQDDESRDDLTYVLQINNSRLNKAAPSHKSIFVGGMGYLLLKRNIVDEDLLAGELVIQVS; this is encoded by the coding sequence ATGTTCAATGAATTGGTTTTTTCGAATGGTAACCCTGACAAGATGTATCCATTTCTTGGCGGTAACCCTTACCTGCCTGAGTCGATCGCTTGGCCGACCGACTCGACTGGCGCACCTTTGTTACATTTAGCGAGTCTTTCGGCAGCGTTCATCAATCGCTACATTCCGCAAGTGCAAATAAGCGAAGAAATCATGATTTCGCTTTTTACACCTTACTCGGTATCCTCCGACTCCTACATCAACACGGCGATGAACGAAGGGGGCAAAGTTCTAGCGTACAGACCTTCCAATCGGCAAGTGGACGGTTATGGAAAACCAATTTTTCCCTCGCTATTAATTACTGCAATCGAAAATACAAGTGAAGATAGCGATGAAAATGGAGTCGCTAAGATTGCTGGCATTCCTGCATGGATTCAAGATGATGAGAGTCGAGATGACTTGACTTATGTTCTTCAGATCAACAACTCTCGGCTTAACAAAGCGGCGCCTAGCCATAAGAGTATTTTTGTGGGTGGTATGGGGTATCTGTTATTGAAGAGAAATATTGTCGATGAAGATTTGTTGGCGGGAGAGCTTGTAATTCAAGTCTCATGA
- a CDS encoding aldo/keto reductase — MRTLELAGVQVPVIGQGTWRMGEDRSAHTREVAALRSGIELGMTLIDTAEMYAEGGAETVVGEAIAGLRDQVFLVSKVYPHNASRKGIPQACERSLRRLDTDYIDLYLLHWRGQYPLEETVEAFERLREDGKIGRWGVSNFDVGDLEELSNSACATNQVLYNLEERGIEFDLLPWCQQQRMPLMAYCPIGQGGAMLAETVLKQIAVRHGVTPAQVSLAWILRQDGVIAIPKAVRPEHVQLNAQAAQLQLDAGDLAALDQAFHAPQRKQRLAMV; from the coding sequence ATGCGTACCCTCGAATTGGCTGGCGTGCAGGTTCCGGTGATTGGCCAGGGCACCTGGCGCATGGGCGAAGACCGCTCGGCGCACACGCGTGAAGTCGCGGCCCTGCGCAGTGGCATCGAACTGGGCATGACCCTGATCGACACCGCCGAAATGTACGCCGAGGGCGGTGCCGAAACCGTGGTCGGTGAAGCCATCGCCGGCCTGCGCGATCAAGTGTTCCTGGTGAGCAAGGTCTACCCGCACAACGCCAGTCGCAAAGGCATTCCCCAGGCTTGCGAACGCAGTCTGCGTCGGCTCGACACCGATTACATCGACCTCTATCTGCTGCATTGGCGCGGCCAGTATCCGCTGGAAGAAACCGTCGAGGCTTTCGAGCGTTTGCGCGAGGACGGCAAGATCGGCCGCTGGGGCGTGTCGAACTTCGACGTCGGCGATCTTGAAGAACTGTCGAATTCGGCCTGCGCGACCAATCAGGTGCTGTACAACCTGGAAGAGCGCGGCATCGAATTCGATCTTTTGCCGTGGTGTCAGCAACAGCGCATGCCACTGATGGCGTACTGCCCGATCGGCCAGGGCGGCGCGATGCTCGCGGAAACCGTGCTGAAACAGATTGCCGTTCGTCACGGCGTGACCCCGGCACAGGTTTCGCTGGCGTGGATTCTGCGTCAGGATGGGGTGATTGCGATTCCCAAGGCAGTGCGTCCGGAACATGTGCAGCTCAATGCACAAGCGGCGCAGCTACAGCTCGATGCCGGGGATCTGGCGGCGCTGGACCAGGCGTTTCACGCGCCACAACGCAAGCAGCGGCTGGCCATGGTCTGA
- a CDS encoding Imm15 family immunity protein produces the protein MRFKDLYSKIISKEPYNDMDIFFANYENFEEIPLVSRYSRLKCLEEEMSSDGVSDFLTGFAAFLLSTLRLLDASRGNDVFFAITFTDFEGGEEQGVLVPNIFIYPKPASVGFLEKIRESHSGLASQEIKEIKRHFSNCGLETAFDFYESRFHDAACGEEIVRVFAVFKDHNSPPIHTKNKN, from the coding sequence ATGAGATTTAAAGATCTTTACAGTAAAATAATTAGCAAGGAACCGTATAATGATATGGATATTTTCTTTGCGAACTATGAGAATTTTGAAGAGATTCCGCTTGTATCCAGATATAGCCGCTTAAAATGCTTGGAAGAGGAGATGAGCAGCGACGGGGTTTCTGATTTTCTAACTGGGTTTGCTGCGTTTCTTTTGAGTACTTTGAGATTGTTGGATGCGTCAAGAGGCAATGATGTTTTTTTTGCAATTACTTTTACAGATTTTGAAGGGGGAGAAGAGCAGGGTGTCCTCGTGCCTAATATATTTATTTATCCAAAACCTGCCTCGGTAGGTTTTTTGGAAAAGATAAGAGAAAGCCATAGCGGACTTGCGTCGCAGGAGATTAAAGAAATTAAAAGACATTTTTCTAACTGCGGACTAGAAACCGCATTTGACTTTTATGAAAGCAGGTTTCATGACGCAGCTTGCGGTGAAGAAATTGTAAGAGTCTTTGCTGTTTTTAAAGATCATAACTCTCCCCCTATTCATACGAAGAACAAAAATTGA
- a CDS encoding RHS repeat-associated core domain-containing protein, giving the protein MTTENAAVKREPQVAIVPLNAIDIQDVASGAATFDAWLQSASGGVVTLDRIKNVAGALPVVGNIMALVDALGDIVTLSNAQKRDLLAWASLGINLIGVLPLPPAMAAARMTLRPTLFLVRQEMRASSKLLLSTSVIEVLVGHLNASIIGTLDDFVEQAKGKLPGILADAGKLGEDVVNEIAKGLETVANGKLDAKGDLNAAGAQASAAVDQFKNDPLASFGNIFGAACSAYKAAGKGLANSAADHLLPDEVKKRVATETAKLRAMGPELRTQLSKLDDESVQNSIGWLLLILSSAVTLWRKRNAHGQNAAVHPEKTGQAKRTASEGQLAAHGQQAPAKGAPNPKKGPCKCATDFSINFALGSESLSHTDFSLPGPFPIEWTRTYNSRLDAYDQSEIGARWVSEFTTRFDCVDDGLTFYDADGRDHSYPLPKVGLFHYDAIENITLVRSGEEQLLLCRGFERKETYVRRGQRFVLSNISLRNGAGIMLHYEHRYGEHSVLSDLITYQENDTSKVHLHLGTMIDDHGRFIGLWQIVDGEPLRQLCAYQYDAYGDLVQAQDENGAAWSYQFQHHLITRYTDRTGRGMNLQWDGPGAKAKAIREWADDGSFDSRLEWDENIRLTYVTDALGNETWHYYDILGYTYRIRYADERSEWFFRDEAKNIVRRVNADGSTDRYSYDERSNLLEHIRADHTVMHYAYDDQDMLIKISDAEGGQWQRAYDDQGNLVEALDPLGNKTEYAYNKSGQPTAIKDANGNEKTLDYNDAGQLVEYVDCSGKTSAWEYNELGQMICFTDAAGNATEYEYKAGQLVLIKHPDKTEERFERDAEGRLLTHVDGLDRCTTWSYSAAGLIAERVDAAEQTLRYRWDRLGRLTALENENEQRAHFHYDPVGRLLEERGFDGRATRYQYDAQTGRLAQSINGKRVISVSFDPMGRLTERRATLGDQSQSEIFAYDGNGNMVLADNADSRLQWFHDPAGNLLREHQHYLGLEKPTVAIWQHEYDVLNQRVATVRPDGHRVSWLTYGSGHLLGMRLDEHELIGYERDDLHREVARHQGNHLLQTQSWDPAGRLQEQLLGRSDDKSTLLKREYKYDAAGQLTDINDSRRGPLAYRYDPVGRLLSAVTRQSVETFAFDPAGNLLDDKTAEIRRPLDLTPPRSKLVDNLLREYAGTHYDYDERGNQIQRWHNGQRSDMRWDLFDRLVHFEDPRLSVDFAYDALGRRLHKNSRAHYKQRPEAGSLWNRSEHARKQRELGCGFTLYGWDGDNLAWESSLAQGDGEPGRTVHYVFEPGTFVPVAQAVRHAPINLMGLPDYSGEYRLDEDPVWNHKATALPFDALAWYQCDHLGTPQELTDSQGKMAWTAQYKAWGQVTEQHSDWARQHGVTNPIRFQGQYHDHETGLHYNRYRYYDPKIGRFISHDPISYFGGINLYQYASNPVSWIDPLGLNRFKPKTLTTGSVFRGGSGTASSMTPRPNKDDVRKGSNAPGLSADMSVDNMGPGKYVELDVEALCSCGFDVINDKESGHVTIRPSDDPDDSKLKAWANTRGAESNHALTDGVLKSISRKGVK; this is encoded by the coding sequence ATGACCACTGAAAATGCTGCTGTAAAACGTGAACCTCAGGTTGCCATCGTTCCCCTGAATGCCATCGACATTCAGGACGTCGCCAGCGGTGCGGCGACTTTCGATGCCTGGCTGCAATCGGCCAGTGGCGGCGTGGTCACCCTAGATCGGATCAAGAACGTCGCCGGCGCCTTACCCGTGGTGGGCAACATCATGGCACTGGTCGATGCGCTGGGTGACATCGTCACGTTGTCGAATGCGCAGAAGCGTGATCTGCTCGCCTGGGCCAGTCTGGGCATCAACCTGATCGGTGTTTTGCCGTTGCCACCGGCGATGGCGGCAGCCCGAATGACCCTGCGCCCGACGCTGTTTCTGGTGCGTCAGGAGATGAGGGCCAGCAGCAAGTTGTTGCTCAGCACCTCCGTGATCGAGGTGCTGGTAGGTCACCTGAACGCCTCGATTATCGGCACGCTGGATGATTTTGTTGAACAGGCCAAAGGCAAGCTGCCGGGCATTTTGGCGGACGCTGGCAAGCTGGGCGAAGACGTCGTCAACGAGATTGCCAAAGGCCTCGAGACGGTGGCCAATGGCAAGCTTGATGCCAAGGGCGACCTAAACGCGGCTGGCGCACAAGCGAGTGCGGCGGTCGATCAATTCAAGAATGATCCCCTTGCATCGTTCGGAAACATCTTCGGCGCCGCGTGCAGCGCTTATAAGGCCGCAGGCAAAGGCTTGGCCAACAGTGCGGCCGATCACCTGCTGCCCGATGAGGTGAAGAAGCGGGTTGCCACGGAAACCGCGAAACTGCGGGCGATGGGTCCGGAGCTGCGCACCCAGTTGAGCAAGCTGGACGACGAGTCCGTTCAGAACTCCATCGGTTGGTTGCTGCTGATTCTTTCCAGCGCCGTGACGTTGTGGCGCAAGCGCAATGCCCATGGCCAGAACGCCGCCGTCCATCCGGAGAAGACCGGACAGGCGAAGCGTACGGCATCTGAGGGGCAGTTGGCCGCCCACGGCCAACAGGCACCTGCGAAAGGCGCGCCCAATCCAAAGAAAGGCCCTTGCAAATGTGCCACGGACTTCAGCATCAATTTCGCCTTGGGTTCGGAAAGCCTCAGCCATACCGATTTCAGCTTGCCCGGCCCATTCCCGATCGAATGGACACGCACTTACAACTCACGCCTCGACGCCTACGATCAGAGCGAAATCGGCGCTCGCTGGGTCAGCGAGTTCACCACACGTTTCGACTGCGTGGACGATGGCCTGACGTTCTACGACGCCGATGGCCGCGACCATAGCTATCCGTTGCCCAAAGTCGGTCTGTTTCACTACGACGCCATTGAAAACATCACCCTGGTTCGCAGTGGCGAGGAGCAGTTGCTGTTGTGTCGTGGTTTCGAACGCAAGGAAACCTACGTCCGCCGTGGCCAGCGTTTTGTGCTGAGCAACATTTCGCTGCGCAACGGCGCCGGGATCATGCTGCATTACGAGCATCGCTACGGCGAACACTCGGTGCTCTCCGACCTGATCACCTATCAGGAAAACGACACCAGCAAGGTGCACTTGCACCTCGGCACAATGATCGACGACCACGGCCGGTTTATCGGCCTCTGGCAGATCGTTGACGGCGAACCGTTGCGACAACTTTGTGCGTACCAATACGACGCCTATGGCGACCTGGTTCAGGCGCAGGACGAGAACGGCGCAGCATGGTCGTATCAGTTCCAGCATCACCTGATCACCCGTTACACCGACCGCACCGGGCGTGGCATGAACCTGCAGTGGGACGGTCCGGGCGCCAAGGCCAAAGCCATCCGCGAATGGGCGGACGACGGCAGCTTCGACTCGCGCCTGGAGTGGGACGAAAACATCCGTCTCACCTACGTCACCGATGCGCTCGGCAACGAGACCTGGCACTACTACGACATCCTTGGCTACACCTACCGCATCCGTTACGCGGATGAGCGTTCGGAATGGTTCTTCCGCGACGAGGCCAAGAACATCGTGCGCCGCGTGAATGCCGATGGCAGCACGGATCGCTACAGCTACGATGAACGCAGCAACCTGCTCGAACACATCCGCGCCGATCACACGGTGATGCATTACGCCTACGATGATCAGGACATGCTGATCAAGATCAGCGACGCCGAGGGTGGTCAGTGGCAACGCGCCTATGACGACCAAGGCAACCTGGTTGAAGCGCTCGATCCGCTGGGCAACAAAACCGAATACGCCTACAACAAATCCGGTCAGCCCACCGCGATCAAGGACGCCAACGGCAACGAAAAGACGTTGGACTACAACGACGCCGGGCAACTGGTCGAGTACGTCGACTGCTCAGGCAAGACCAGCGCCTGGGAATACAACGAACTGGGGCAGATGATTTGCTTCACTGACGCCGCCGGTAACGCCACCGAATACGAATACAAGGCTGGCCAACTGGTACTGATCAAGCACCCGGACAAGACTGAAGAACGCTTTGAACGCGACGCCGAAGGCCGGCTGTTGACACATGTCGACGGTCTCGATCGCTGCACCACCTGGAGCTATAGCGCGGCCGGTTTGATTGCCGAACGTGTCGATGCCGCCGAGCAAACCCTGCGCTATCGCTGGGACCGCCTCGGACGGTTAACCGCCCTGGAAAACGAAAACGAACAACGCGCACACTTCCACTACGACCCGGTCGGACGCCTGTTGGAAGAACGCGGCTTCGACGGCCGCGCCACGCGCTATCAATACGATGCTCAAACGGGTCGCCTTGCCCAATCGATCAATGGCAAACGCGTCATCTCGGTGAGCTTCGACCCGATGGGCCGCTTGACCGAGCGTCGCGCCACCCTGGGTGATCAATCGCAAAGCGAAATCTTTGCCTATGACGGCAACGGCAACATGGTGCTGGCCGACAACGCCGACAGCCGCCTGCAATGGTTCCACGACCCGGCCGGCAATCTGCTGCGCGAACACCAACATTACCTCGGACTGGAAAAGCCAACCGTCGCGATCTGGCAGCACGAGTACGACGTGCTCAACCAGCGTGTTGCCACCGTTCGCCCGGACGGACACCGCGTCAGTTGGCTCACTTACGGCAGCGGCCACCTGCTGGGCATGCGCCTGGACGAGCATGAGCTGATCGGTTACGAACGCGACGACCTGCACCGCGAAGTTGCCCGTCATCAAGGTAACCATTTGCTGCAAACCCAAAGCTGGGACCCGGCCGGTCGCTTGCAGGAGCAACTGCTGGGGCGCAGCGATGACAAAAGCACTCTACTCAAGCGCGAATACAAATACGACGCTGCCGGCCAACTGACTGATATCAACGACAGTCGTCGCGGCCCGCTCGCCTATCGTTACGATCCCGTCGGCCGACTGCTCAGCGCCGTGACGCGTCAAAGCGTTGAAACGTTCGCCTTCGACCCGGCCGGTAACCTGCTGGATGACAAGACTGCCGAAATCCGTCGTCCACTGGATCTGACGCCGCCGCGCAGCAAACTGGTCGACAACCTGCTGCGCGAATACGCCGGCACCCACTACGACTACGACGAACGCGGTAATCAGATCCAGCGCTGGCACAACGGTCAGCGTAGCGATATGCGTTGGGACCTGTTTGATCGACTGGTGCATTTCGAAGATCCGCGCCTGAGCGTAGATTTCGCTTACGACGCACTGGGACGCCGCCTGCACAAAAACTCCCGCGCGCACTATAAACAGCGTCCGGAAGCCGGTTCCCTCTGGAATAGAAGCGAGCACGCCCGCAAACAGCGTGAACTGGGCTGCGGTTTTACGCTTTACGGATGGGACGGCGACAACCTCGCGTGGGAAAGCAGTCTGGCGCAGGGCGATGGCGAGCCGGGTCGCACGGTGCACTACGTCTTCGAGCCGGGGACTTTTGTACCTGTTGCACAGGCTGTACGGCATGCGCCGATCAATCTGATGGGGCTGCCGGATTACAGTGGTGAATACAGGCTCGATGAAGACCCGGTGTGGAATCACAAGGCAACGGCATTGCCGTTTGATGCGCTGGCTTGGTACCAGTGCGATCACCTGGGAACACCGCAGGAACTGACGGATTCACAAGGCAAAATGGCCTGGACCGCGCAGTACAAGGCGTGGGGGCAGGTGACGGAGCAGCATTCGGACTGGGCGCGCCAGCATGGCGTGACGAACCCGATCAGGTTTCAGGGGCAGTATCACGATCATGAGACGGGGCTGCATTACAACAGGTATCGGTACTATGATCCGAAGATCGGTCGGTTTATTTCGCATGACCCGATCAGTTATTTTGGAGGCATAAACCTCTATCAATATGCTTCTAACCCAGTGAGCTGGATTGACCCTTTGGGACTCAATCGCTTCAAACCTAAGACCTTGACGACGGGCAGTGTGTTTAGAGGTGGATCCGGTACGGCGAGCAGCATGACACCGCGTCCGAACAAGGATGATGTTCGTAAAGGAAGTAACGCTCCGGGTTTGTCAGCCGATATGTCAGTGGACAATATGGGGCCTGGAAAATATGTTGAGCTCGATGTTGAAGCGCTTTGCTCTTGTGGTTTTGATGTAATTAATGACAAAGAGAGCGGGCATGTGACTATTCGTCCATCTGACGATCCTGATGATTCAAAACTGAAAGCATGGGCAAATACCCGTGGAGCAGAATCCAATCACGCCCTGACTGACGGTGTGTTGAAATCAATAAGCCGCAAAGGGGTGAAGTAA
- a CDS encoding Hcp family type VI secretion system effector: MATPAYMSVTGEKQGLITAGAFTADSVGNTYQEGHEDQVMVQAFTHDVIIPRDPQSGQPTGQRVHKPVVITKVYDKASPLLQAALTSGERMSEIVIQWYRTSAQGTQEHYYTTKLEDAIIVAINNKMHNCQDPGNAHFTHLEEVQFTYRKITWTHEVSGTSGSDDWRAPVV, encoded by the coding sequence ATGGCAACACCAGCGTACATGTCGGTTACCGGCGAAAAACAAGGCCTGATCACTGCCGGCGCCTTCACCGCCGACTCCGTTGGCAACACCTACCAGGAAGGCCACGAAGACCAGGTCATGGTTCAGGCTTTCACCCACGACGTGATCATCCCGCGTGACCCGCAATCCGGTCAGCCAACCGGTCAGCGCGTTCACAAGCCAGTTGTGATCACCAAGGTCTACGACAAGGCTTCGCCTCTGCTGCAAGCGGCTCTGACCTCCGGCGAGCGCATGAGCGAAATCGTTATCCAGTGGTACCGCACTTCGGCGCAAGGCACCCAAGAGCACTACTACACCACCAAACTGGAAGACGCGATCATCGTCGCCATCAACAACAAAATGCACAACTGCCAGGATCCAGGCAACGCGCACTTCACCCACCTGGAAGAAGTGCAGTTCACCTACCGCAAAATCACCTGGACCCACGAAGTATCCGGTACTTCGGGTTCCGATGACTGGCGTGCTCCAGTCGTTTAA
- a CDS encoding DUF1810 domain-containing protein, producing MRSTDQYDPFNLQRFVLAQDPVFERVQRELDEGRKRSHWMWFVFPQFAGLGGSEMSRRFAIGSAGEAKAYLAHELLGARLRTCAQLVLNVQQRSIAEIFGHPDDLKFHSSMTLFAQFADENSLWHQALERYFHGIQDEWTLQLLDSKQAQLPPDQG from the coding sequence ATGAGAAGCACTGATCAGTACGACCCGTTCAACCTGCAACGATTTGTCCTGGCCCAGGACCCGGTGTTCGAACGGGTGCAACGCGAACTCGACGAGGGCCGCAAGCGCAGCCACTGGATGTGGTTTGTGTTTCCGCAGTTCGCCGGGCTCGGGGGCAGCGAGATGTCCCGGCGCTTTGCCATCGGCTCGGCCGGGGAAGCCAAGGCTTATCTGGCCCATGAGCTGCTCGGCGCCCGGCTGCGCACGTGCGCGCAACTGGTGCTGAACGTGCAGCAGCGTTCGATTGCCGAGATTTTCGGCCACCCGGACGATCTGAAATTCCACTCATCGATGACTCTGTTCGCCCAGTTCGCCGACGAAAACAGCCTCTGGCATCAAGCGCTGGAGCGTTATTTCCACGGCATTCAGGACGAATGGACCCTGCAACTGCTGGACTCAAAACAGGCCCAGTTGCCCCCCGATCAGGGTTGA
- a CDS encoding type VI secretion system tip protein VgrG, with protein MFSPANQAHFNLTIDGADSDFQVLSFTGREALNTPFEFELELVSEKASINLESLLHKLAFLQLSPSGTGIHGLIYSIAQGEAGKRLTRYKISLRPQLSYLAHRFNQRIFQQMTVQQIISQVLEEHGILASDYHFQLSAIYPERVYCTQYDESDLHFVQRLCEEEGIHYHFQHTASGHKLTFGDDQTVFPKLAPVAYQQDSGLVADKPVVKRFGLRLATRTSRTTRRDYDFVKPKIELESDAKSSAQPDLEDYDYPGRFVDRERGKHLANRNLERHRSDYRLAEGNSDQPILVTGHFLALTDHANPTWNDLWLLTDIFHEGKQPQVLEESVTSDTTDNKDDFHQGYRNRFNAIPWDVPYRPPLDHPKPKVLGSQSAVVTGPEGEEIFCDQYGRVKVQFFWDREGQHDDKTTCWMRVASSWAAETFGSINIPRVGMEVLITFLEGDPDQPLITGCLYHGANLPPYKLPDFKTLATVKSKEYKGSRANELRIDDTTSEISIALRSDHGASAINLGYLTHPRPSGGQPRGEGFELRTDRHGAVRAGAGLLITTEPRPNESKHHKDLPETAERLATASDQQDGFATQAKELQAQEAGDQDDVAKALHAQHQGVLGSGPANLTANEFPEFTEPHLVLASPAGIALTTPRSSHIATGEHLALSSTGHTSFSIGKRLLASASRGMRLFVQSMGWRLVAASGDIDVKALKDSINLLAKLNITANADRITITAKTELVIQGGGSATTYNAGGITHATSGPYTAHAANFAYTGAKSLAGVFPEPPKPGKGNLELFNQYAGRQGIKEGDYEVIDALGKSIKGKLDAKGFASVAGAAPGPARVLFGKDPADTWSEGSYIGKPEWPLNPPGAEDVPSQVQAMVAQALPSKNWDLLEKGKELAQTGMGAMQTAQGAMQTAQQVKGVMQGGAAGLPKLASAAMPSASGLLGAASKAGKLPSLPAPTLPKTSLKTPGLLAGEMLS; from the coding sequence ATGTTCTCACCGGCCAACCAGGCTCATTTCAACCTGACCATCGATGGCGCGGACAGCGATTTCCAGGTGCTGTCGTTCACCGGTCGGGAGGCCCTCAACACGCCCTTCGAATTCGAGCTGGAACTGGTCAGCGAAAAGGCCTCGATCAACCTCGAAAGTCTGCTGCACAAACTGGCGTTTCTTCAGCTGTCGCCGAGCGGCACCGGCATTCACGGGCTGATCTACAGCATCGCTCAGGGCGAGGCGGGCAAGCGCCTGACCCGCTACAAGATCTCGCTGCGCCCGCAGCTTTCGTACCTCGCGCACCGTTTCAACCAGCGCATTTTCCAGCAGATGACCGTGCAGCAGATCATCAGCCAGGTGCTGGAAGAACACGGCATCCTCGCCAGCGACTACCACTTCCAGCTGAGCGCGATCTATCCCGAGCGCGTCTACTGCACGCAGTACGACGAAAGTGACCTGCATTTCGTCCAGCGCCTGTGCGAAGAGGAGGGGATTCACTACCACTTCCAGCACACCGCCAGCGGCCACAAACTGACCTTCGGCGATGACCAGACGGTGTTCCCGAAACTGGCGCCCGTGGCCTATCAGCAGGACTCCGGGCTGGTGGCGGACAAACCGGTGGTCAAGCGTTTCGGCCTGCGCCTGGCGACCCGCACCAGCCGCACTACGCGGCGCGATTATGACTTCGTCAAACCGAAGATCGAGCTGGAAAGCGACGCCAAGAGCAGCGCCCAACCGGACCTGGAAGACTACGATTACCCGGGGCGTTTCGTGGACCGCGAGCGCGGCAAGCATCTGGCCAACCGCAACCTCGAACGCCACCGCAGCGACTATCGGCTGGCCGAGGGCAACAGCGACCAACCGATTCTGGTCACCGGGCATTTTCTGGCCCTGACCGACCACGCCAACCCGACGTGGAACGACCTGTGGCTGCTTACGGACATCTTCCACGAAGGCAAACAGCCGCAGGTGCTGGAAGAGTCGGTGACCAGCGACACCACCGACAACAAAGACGATTTCCATCAGGGCTATCGCAACCGCTTCAACGCCATCCCCTGGGACGTGCCGTACCGTCCGCCGCTGGACCACCCGAAACCCAAAGTCCTCGGTTCGCAAAGCGCCGTGGTCACCGGCCCCGAAGGCGAAGAAATCTTCTGCGACCAGTACGGCCGGGTGAAGGTGCAGTTCTTCTGGGACCGCGAAGGCCAGCACGACGACAAGACCACCTGCTGGATGCGCGTGGCCTCCAGCTGGGCGGCTGAAACCTTTGGCTCGATCAACATTCCGCGGGTCGGCATGGAAGTGCTGATCACCTTCCTCGAAGGCGATCCCGACCAGCCGCTGATCACCGGTTGCCTGTACCACGGCGCCAACCTGCCGCCGTACAAACTGCCGGACTTCAAGACCCTGGCCACGGTCAAGAGCAAGGAATACAAGGGCAGCCGCGCCAACGAACTGCGCATCGACGACACCACCAGCGAGATCAGCATCGCGCTGCGCAGTGACCACGGCGCGAGTGCGATCAACCTTGGTTACCTGACCCACCCGCGCCCAAGCGGCGGCCAGCCGCGCGGCGAAGGTTTCGAGTTGCGCACCGACCGCCACGGCGCCGTGCGCGCCGGTGCCGGCCTGCTGATCACCACCGAGCCGCGCCCGAACGAATCGAAGCACCACAAGGACCTGCCGGAAACCGCCGAACGCCTGGCCACGGCCAGCGATCAACAGGATGGTTTCGCCACGCAGGCCAAAGAGCTGCAAGCCCAGGAAGCGGGCGACCAGGACGACGTGGCCAAGGCCTTGCACGCGCAGCATCAAGGCGTACTCGGCTCGGGTCCGGCAAACCTCACCGCCAACGAATTCCCCGAGTTCACCGAGCCGCATCTGGTGCTCGCCAGTCCGGCCGGTATCGCCCTGACCACACCGCGCTCCAGCCACATCGCCACCGGCGAACACCTGGCGCTGAGCAGCACCGGGCACACCAGTTTTTCCATCGGCAAACGCCTGCTGGCCAGTGCCAGCCGTGGCATGCGCCTGTTCGTGCAGAGCATGGGCTGGCGGCTGGTGGCGGCCTCCGGCGACATCGACGTCAAGGCACTCAAGGACAGCATCAACCTGCTGGCCAAGCTCAACATCACCGCCAACGCCGACCGCATCACCATCACCGCCAAGACCGAACTGGTGATCCAGGGCGGCGGCAGCGCCACGACCTACAACGCCGGCGGCATCACCCACGCCACCAGCGGCCCGTACACCGCCCACGCGGCGAACTTCGCCTACACCGGCGCCAAGAGCTTGGCCGGCGTGTTCCCGGAACCGCCGAAACCGGGCAAGGGCAACCTCGAATTATTCAACCAGTACGCCGGGCGCCAAGGCATCAAGGAAGGCGATTACGAAGTCATCGATGCGCTGGGCAAAAGCATCAAGGGCAAGCTCGATGCGAAGGGTTTCGCCAGTGTTGCCGGCGCCGCACCGGGGCCGGCGCGCGTGCTGTTCGGCAAGGATCCGGCGGACACTTGGAGCGAAGGCAGCTACATCGGCAAACCGGAATGGCCGTTGAATCCACCGGGCGCTGAGGACGTGCCGAGTCAGGTGCAGGCGATGGTGGCGCAGGCGCTGCCGAGCAAGAACTGGGATCTGTTGGAGAAGGGCAAGGAATTGGCACAGACAGGGATGGGGGCGATGCAGACCGCACAAGGCGCGATGCAAACGGCGCAGCAGGTAAAGGGCGTGATGCAGGGCGGAGCGGCCGGGCTGCCGAAACTGGCGAGTGCGGCGATGCCGAGTGCTTCCGGGCTGCTCGGGGCGGCGAGCAAGGCGGGCAAGTTGCCGAGTCTGCCGGCGCCGACGCTTCCAAAAACTTCCTTGAAAACCCCGGGCCTGCTGGCGGGTGAGATGCTGTCATGA
- a CDS encoding PAAR domain-containing protein, which produces MKDAIRLGDSTTHGGKVLEAFSRTDLNGKPIAGVGHKVSCPLCKGIFPIAEGSSIYTVDGTPIALDGMKTACGAALIASGPKGAVIS; this is translated from the coding sequence ATGAAAGACGCCATTCGCTTGGGCGACTCCACCACTCACGGTGGCAAGGTCCTCGAAGCGTTCTCCCGGACCGACCTCAACGGCAAGCCGATTGCCGGGGTCGGTCACAAGGTCAGTTGCCCGCTGTGCAAGGGGATTTTCCCGATTGCCGAGGGCAGCAGCATTTACACCGTGGACGGCACACCCATCGCACTGGACGGTATGAAAACCGCCTGCGGGGCGGCGCTGATTGCCAGCGGCCCGAAAGGCGCCGTGATCAGCTAA